The following proteins are encoded in a genomic region of bacterium:
- a CDS encoding DNA methyltransferase encodes MAVQRNKKSAVDLTVISGNTVKKTKSYNDIDLNNWRAYDHVDTGTLWMFPSRAKGNGHKFNYHGNYIPQIAEQLYSRYTKPDDVVLDLFLGSGTSAIEAINMGRKCIGVELKPELATQVEEVIKSLGGKNLVDVISADSTSLEARQGIDKSLQSFGKEKAQFLVLHPPYADIIKFSDKTEDLSNCETTEEFLEMFKGVAKNGFDCLESGRYAALIIGDKYSKGELIPLGFLCMQKMNELGFKTKSVIVKNIEGNEIGKGRTGNLWRYRALAGGFNIFKHEYIMIFQKK; translated from the coding sequence TTGGCAGTACAAAGAAATAAAAAGTCCGCTGTGGATTTAACGGTTATTAGCGGAAATACGGTAAAAAAAACAAAGTCCTACAACGACATTGATTTGAACAATTGGAGGGCTTATGACCATGTGGACACAGGTACGCTGTGGATGTTCCCTTCAAGAGCAAAGGGAAACGGTCATAAATTCAACTACCATGGAAATTATATTCCTCAAATTGCCGAACAGCTTTACAGCAGATATACAAAGCCTGATGACGTAGTTTTAGACTTATTTTTGGGTTCAGGCACTTCCGCAATAGAAGCTATAAACATGGGAAGAAAATGTATCGGCGTAGAACTAAAACCTGAGCTTGCCACACAGGTTGAAGAAGTCATTAAAAGTCTTGGCGGTAAAAACCTCGTAGATGTTATAAGTGCTGATAGTACTTCTTTAGAAGCCAGACAAGGAATTGATAAATCTCTTCAATCTTTCGGAAAGGAAAAAGCGCAATTTTTAGTGCTTCATCCTCCGTACGCAGATATTATCAAGTTTAGCGATAAAACAGAAGACCTTTCAAATTGTGAAACCACGGAAGAATTTCTGGAAATGTTCAAAGGTGTTGCAAAAAATGGTTTTGATTGCCTTGAAAGCGGAAGATACGCAGCTTTAATCATAGGTGATAAGTACTCAAAAGGTGAATTAATTCCGTTAGGTTTCCTTTGTATGCAAAAAATGAACGAACTCGGCTTTAAAACAAAGTCAGTTATAGTCAAAAATATAGAAGGAAACGAAATAGGAAAAGGACGCACAGGTAATCTATGGCGTTATAGAGCACTTGCAGGCGGTTTTAACATCTTTAAACATGAATATATTATGATTTTTCAGAAAAAATAA
- a CDS encoding penicillin-binding protein 1A: MSDPYFSYKRKKYKKQKQSEGFKYFFVIFFASVLAAGMALMLYFNSLPSIAQLSEYEPTLTSQVVSADNVVLKTFGSFKSEKVSINQMPDNLKKAIVAVEDKNFYYHKGFDPLALVRSTVSNIVAGHVVSGASTITQQLARILFLNQEKTFDRKFKELIIAYRLEKSIPKNQILEMYLNNVYLGEGAYGVEAAAEVYFNKKVEDLNLAECALIAGLPQAPSVYSPYQSMRLALKRRAKVLKRMTEEGFITAEQAGEANNVQIILSEEVRRTALKKAPYFNDFVMRELKEKAGLTEDEVIQGGYKIYTTLNYDMQKEAEKSLVNGMKEWGLNKPYNQAALISYDTSSGQILAYVGGKDYSESQFDRVSQAIRQPGSSFKPFVYATAMEKGLTPFVKYPDKPITIGNWSPQNYGKKYRGEIPLYKALAYSSNAVAVRLIQDVGVEDVIRMANRLGITTPIAHDPTIALGSSAVKLIDMATAYGVFANGGVKVDPYAVERVETNTGNIIYQSNNNYRRIIDVKTVAYMVEMLKQVVKQGTGKASAIGRPSAGKTGTTDSYRDAWFMGFTPDIVTGVWVGNDNNTTNRNLTGGTVPAIIWRNYMKAATKDKPVIDFMYPEILVDKIKDNTTGEVVKETTDNTEGTQDLQNAPSDSKVKFEKSNVNVDNLDFEDTKVKKTNLNNESPDNSDQEESAPVPRNNNSIKNFTPAPVPITQVRIKKSDETPLPAQKSVGNTGY, encoded by the coding sequence ATGTCAGATCCATATTTTTCATATAAAAGAAAAAAATATAAAAAACAAAAGCAGTCAGAAGGTTTTAAATATTTTTTCGTAATATTTTTTGCTTCGGTGCTGGCTGCAGGTATGGCACTCATGCTTTATTTTAACAGTTTGCCCTCTATTGCCCAACTTTCGGAATATGAACCAACTTTAACTTCTCAGGTAGTTTCCGCTGATAATGTTGTACTTAAAACTTTTGGCTCTTTCAAATCCGAAAAAGTTTCAATAAATCAAATGCCTGATAATTTAAAAAAAGCAATAGTGGCTGTTGAGGACAAAAACTTTTATTACCACAAAGGTTTTGATCCTTTAGCGCTTGTAAGATCAACAGTGTCAAATATTGTGGCAGGGCATGTGGTTTCAGGCGCAAGTACAATAACTCAGCAGCTTGCAAGAATACTTTTTCTTAATCAGGAAAAAACTTTTGACAGAAAATTTAAAGAATTAATTATTGCTTACAGGTTAGAAAAAAGTATTCCGAAAAACCAGATACTTGAAATGTATTTAAACAATGTTTATCTCGGTGAAGGTGCTTATGGCGTTGAGGCAGCAGCAGAAGTTTATTTTAATAAAAAAGTTGAAGATCTTAATCTCGCAGAATGTGCTTTAATCGCAGGGCTTCCTCAGGCACCGTCAGTATACTCTCCTTATCAGAGCATGAGACTTGCTTTGAAAAGAAGAGCAAAAGTGTTAAAAAGAATGACAGAAGAAGGTTTTATAACGGCAGAACAAGCAGGAGAAGCTAATAACGTACAAATAATTCTTAGTGAAGAAGTTCGTCGGACAGCTCTCAAAAAAGCGCCTTATTTTAATGATTTTGTAATGAGAGAATTAAAAGAAAAAGCAGGGTTAACAGAAGATGAAGTAATTCAGGGCGGTTATAAAATTTATACAACCTTAAACTATGACATGCAAAAAGAAGCTGAAAAAAGTCTGGTTAACGGCATGAAAGAATGGGGATTAAACAAACCTTACAATCAGGCAGCTTTAATTTCTTATGATACAAGCTCAGGACAAATTTTAGCGTATGTAGGCGGAAAGGATTATTCAGAGAGTCAATTTGACAGGGTTTCTCAAGCAATAAGACAACCCGGATCATCTTTTAAACCGTTTGTTTATGCAACAGCAATGGAAAAAGGATTAACTCCATTTGTGAAGTACCCTGATAAACCTATAACCATAGGGAATTGGTCTCCTCAAAACTACGGCAAAAAATACAGAGGAGAAATACCTTTGTACAAAGCGCTTGCTTATTCTTCAAATGCGGTTGCCGTCAGATTAATTCAGGATGTTGGTGTAGAAGATGTTATAAGAATGGCAAACAGACTTGGTATAACGACTCCAATAGCTCATGATCCAACTATTGCACTAGGTTCAAGTGCTGTTAAACTTATAGATATGGCTACCGCTTATGGGGTATTTGCCAATGGCGGTGTAAAGGTTGACCCTTATGCTGTTGAAAGGGTTGAAACAAACACAGGAAACATCATATACCAGTCAAATAATAATTACAGAAGAATTATTGATGTAAAAACAGTTGCTTATATGGTTGAAATGCTTAAACAAGTTGTTAAACAAGGAACAGGGAAGGCTTCTGCAATAGGCAGGCCGTCAGCAGGAAAAACAGGAACTACTGATAGCTACAGGGATGCATGGTTTATGGGATTTACTCCTGATATAGTTACGGGGGTATGGGTTGGTAACGATAACAACACAACAAACCGCAATCTTACAGGTGGTACAGTTCCTGCGATTATTTGGCGTAATTATATGAAAGCAGCGACAAAAGATAAACCTGTTATAGATTTCATGTATCCTGAGATACTTGTTGATAAAATTAAGGACAATACCACAGGTGAAGTTGTAAAAGAGACTACTGATAATACAGAGGGAACGCAGGACCTTCAAAATGCCCCTTCAGACAGTAAAGTAAAATTTGAGAAATCAAACGTAAACGTTGATAATTTGGATTTTGAAGATACAAAGGTTAAAAAGACAAATCTGAATAATGAGTCTCCTGACAATTCAGATCAGGAAGAATCCGCACCGGTTCCAAGAAATAATAATTCTATAAAGAATTTTACCCCTGCGCCTGTTCCGATTACTCAGGTCAGAATAAAAAAATCAGATGAGACCCCTTTACCTGCACAAAAATCTGTTGGAAATACAGGCTATTAA